The Paenibacillus yonginensis genome segment GGCATGTCCTGCATCAATTCATCATACACGTAAGCAAATTTCCGGTAAGCCTCCATAATGCTTCGACTCCTTTTTCCCAAACAAACAGAGGCCGGCCTGAAAACACATAACCGTTTCCAACCCGCCTCTATTTATTAAAAACTGAATTATTCCTGTTCTCCGTCCGGTCTGACGAGATAAGTCCAGCTTTCCTTCTGCGTGACCTTGCCTTCCTTCATCAGCTTGCCCAGCGCCCGCTTAAATGCCGATTTGCTGATGCCGAAACGCTGCTTGATCACATCGGGAGGCGTAGCATCCGAATAAGGCATCGCGCCGCCCGGACGCTCCGCGAGGAACGCCAAAATCTTGTCTGCATCTTCAATCTGGCTCACCTCGCGGCGGGCCGTCATCGACAAGTTGACCCGTCCGTCTTCGCGGATATGGGCGACCCGAACCTGAACCGTCTCCCCAAGCCGAAGCAGCCGGGAACGTTCCGAGGAATGGATCATGCCGATCGCGCCAAAACCAAGCACCCCGCCTTGAACCACAACAAAGGTTCCCATTTGCAGAGGTTTATAGACGATGGCGTCAAACCATTGATTTTTCCAGGAATCCGGCGCATGGAAAGCCTTGGCGCTCAATTCCTGCTCTCCGGCAAGCTTGGCCTTAAGACGGCCCTGCTTGTCCTGCTCCATGATCACGTACACGCGGTCCCCCACCTGCGGATGCAGTTCAGGAAGCTCCGGGAGCTCGCGGATCGGCAGCAGCAGCTGGCGTCCAAGCCCCATTTCCAGAAAGCAGCCGAGCCGCGGATGCACGTCCGCAACCTCCAGCAGCGCCATTTCGCCCAGCGTCAGATAAGGTTTCTTCATCGTCGCGGCCGGCCGGTCCTCCGTATCGAA includes the following:
- a CDS encoding S1 RNA-binding domain-containing protein, with translation MSLIAGTIVSLPVDREVSPYGYFLRGDEGQDILLHYSEVTHPVKAGDTVDVFLFFDTEDRPAATMKKPYLTLGEMALLEVADVHPRLGCFLEMGLGRQLLLPIRELPELPELHPQVGDRVYVIMEQDKQGRLKAKLAGEQELSAKAFHAPDSWKNQWFDAIVYKPLQMGTFVVVQGGVLGFGAIGMIHSSERSRLLRLGETVQVRVAHIREDGRVNLSMTARREVSQIEDADKILAFLAERPGGAMPYSDATPPDVIKQRFGISKSAFKRALGKLMKEGKVTQKESWTYLVRPDGEQE